TCATTGACATTCTAAGCACATCACATAAGCTGTACTACCACATCTCATTTGCATTCTTAGTGCAACTCATTAGCTttattaccacatctcattTACACTCTTATAAGTGCATCTCATTAGCTTTATTACCACAACTCATTTGCATTCTTAGTGCATCTCATTAGCtttataccacatctcatttGCATTCTTAGCGCATCTCATTAGAAGGATCAACACATCTTATTGGCATTCTAAGCACATCTTCTTGGCATTTTTTGcacatctcattggcattcttagcacatctcattagcatattaccacatctcattggcTTTATTACCAAATCTCATTGACATTCTAAGCACATCACATAAGCTGTACTACCACATCTCATTTGCATTCTTAGTGCAACTCATTAGCTttattaccacatctcattTACACTCTTATAAGTGCATCTCATTAGCTTTATTACCACAACTCATTTGCATTCTTAGTGCATCTCATTAGCTttattaccacatctcattggcTTTCTAAGCACATCTCATTAGCtttataccacatctcattggcattctTAGTGCATCTCACTAGTTGGATTAACACATCTAATTGGCATTCTAAGCACATCTCCTTGGCATTTTTTGCACATCTCATTTGCATTCTTAGCACATCTCATTAGCTttattaccacatctcattggcatattgaccacatctcattggcatattaaccacatctcattggcattctaagcacatctcattggcattctTATCACATCTCATTAGCTTtaataccacatctcattggcaTATTGACCACATCTCATTGACATTCTTAGCACATCTCATTGGCATATttaccacatctcattggcattctTAGCACATCTCATTTGCATTCTTATCACATCTCATTACTttattaccacatctcattggcaTATTGACCACATCTCATTGGCATATTAACCACATCTCATTATCATTCTTAGCACATCTCATTAGCATTCTAAGcacatctcattggcattctttgcacatctcattggcatattgaccacatctcattggcatatttaccacatctcattggcattctTAGCACATCTCATTTGCATTCTTATCACATCTCATTACTTTATTACCAAATCTCATTGGCATATttaccacatctcattggcattctTAGCACATCTCATTTGCATTCTTTTCACATCTCATTACTttattaccacatctcattggcaTATTGACCACATCTCATTGGCATATTAACCACATCTCATTAGCATTCTTAGCACATCTCATTAGCATTCGAAGCACATCTCATTAGCATTCGAAGCACATCTCATTAGCATTCGAAGcacatctcattggcattctTAGCACATCTCATTAGGTttattaccacatctcattgACATATCGACCACATCTCATTGGCATATTAACCACATCTCATTGGCATATTAACCACATCTCATTGGCataataccacatctcattggcaTATTAACCACATCTCATTGGCATATTAACCACATCTCATTGGCATATTAACCACATCTCATTGGCATATTAACCACATCTCATTGACATATTAACCACATCTCATTGGCATATTAACCACATCTCATTGACATATCGACCACATCTCATTGACATATTAACcacatctcattggcattcttagcacatctcattagctttattaccacatctcattgACTTATCGACCACATCTCATTGACATATTAACCACATCTCATTGGCATATTAACCACATCTCATTGACATATCGACCACATCTCATTGACATATTAACCACATCTCATTGGCATTATCACATCATGATCATCTTTACATTCTTCTTTGATCACTGGaccaattatttcaaaattttaagagaATATACCTTGAACAGatttttaaattgcttttctgaaaatctttccCAAAATATTATCTGAGTACTCATTTATAAGGTATTGATCCAAAGTTGTTGTAAAGGATTTATTTCAATAAGTTTATCTCCCCTTGAATAGGACAATTTGgtaaaagatgtttttttgtttaatcagACGTCAACACTTTTAATCAGCAATACCTTAAACCAGTACAAACATTTCAACAGAAACTTTGGACAACATTTAAAGACACTGAAGGTCGgtggtttttcaaaaatgtatccATTCCGTATCAGGATttaattaaatccaaaatttcAGTTAAAAGAATGTATCCATTCCGTATCATGATATGATTAAAGTCCCCAAAttcagttttatgaatgtatCCATTCTGTTTCATGATATGATTAAATCccctaattaaaattaaaagaatgtatCCATTCCATATCATGATATAATCAAATCCCAAATTCCAGTTAAAAGAATGTATCCATTCCGTatcatgatataattaaatccCAAATTCAAGTTAAAATAATGGTCCCATTTCTgcatcacgatataattaaaCCCCaagcatttttttgtttttttttctatttttcttaaaatcattaaaaatgatAACCATGCATATTATTTTAACCATGCATATTATTTTCACcatgcatattattttttttttttttttttctatttttcttaaaatcattaaaaatgataaccatgcatattattttaaccatgcatattatttctttttttctttttttctatttttcttaaaatcaatattagaaTGAAAACCATgcatattacttttttttttctctatttttcttaaaatcaatattagaaTGAAAACcatgcatattattttttttttttttttttttctatttttcttaaaactataTACACATTTGACACTATCAACATTCTcataaataatttttctgtttccttcttaaaatctttaacaaaaataatgaaaaacaattttgaaatggtcATTCCCCTTTTTACACAAAAATTTTACAACTTAAATATGTTACATTTACAATAaagtttacaaattatttaaaaacaacaaaagtggGAAAACAGATATCAGTACCAAACTTACTTTTCTGAAACatgtgtattcattttttttagttcaaagTTCATTTTTAAGCCGATTCTGTCATCAATACAAACTGAACAACTTAATTTGGATTCCAATATGGATATCAGATACCAGTAAATTTGGAGCAGATGATGCAGTGCACctatgaatttgaatttgatcttttgttgttttatcgCCACTTTTAAGCTCTACTTTGGCTATTTCATGGCGGCCAGTTTGTTTTGGGGGGGGGAAACCAGAGTGCCTGGAGAAAACAACTGACCTTCAAAAGGAAAACTTAAAACCCaaagtcaattaagattggagtcatgTGCACCCGCACAAGCAGGGTTCGAACTCActacctcagtgttgactggctagtgattacagtagttaATACTCAAGACCACTTGGCCACTGAGGCTCCCATGTTCCTATGGATATCTTATTTACATTGGTAAGACACATGGGATGTTCCTATGGATACCTTCATTACTTTTGAGAGGAACATGTGATGTTCCTATGGATACCTTCATTACTTTTGAGCGGAACATGTGATGTTCCTATGAATACCTCCATTACTTTGAAGAGGAACATGTGACGTTCCTATGGATACCTTCATTACTTTGGAGAGGAACATGTGATGTTCCTATGGATACCTTTATTACTTTGGAAAGGAACATGTGATGTTTCTATGGATACCTTTATTACTTTGGAAAGGAACATGTGATGTTCCAATGGATACCTTTATTACTTTGAAGAGGAACATGTACCGTAATGTTCCTATGGGTATATTAATTTCTGGTAAAAATGGGACATGTTCCCATGGATACTCTTAATTCAGGGAACATCTAATTTaccaaatttaaactttaaaaagaagTTTAGAAAAGGACAGAGGATCTTTTTATCACTTTAGTTGGCTTCCATTTTCTGTTTCACTTTAAAATTTATCTAAACGAAGGAGATGTGtgaaacaattatttaatttgaaggAAAATTTAACAGTTAAAAGTTTATATGAAGGGTTTGGTTATtctgttttttataatttgtccTTTGTCtattattaattgaaaattacTTTAGGGATTATGTTATTGAGACAGCAactaaacaacacaaaaaacctGAATCCCAGAGGTCAATATAGTCTCCAACAAAAACAAGTTTCTATACTATAGATCAAGTacttaattgtgtttttttacaacACAAAATTGTATAAATAGAGTGAGATTTTATTTACTCAATTTTAATGAAAGGAATTCAGAAACACGCATAAATGTTTAAACCAAAGGTTTCTAattaaatgttgatattttaaagttaaaaaggtaCACTTTGGTTCTTgtttcaaaactgaaagtttAAACaggaatattttttcataatcatTTTCATCCTCCAAAAGTGCTGGGGTATTTGTGCTCCACAAACTTCAAAGCAACaataaaatcatcacaacaatgtaaatacaacGTTAACACATAACTTACTTCATTCAATGGACAGCAACTCTATCCCCATTCCCTATATTATCTCCCCCAGTTCACCAGGCCGTGGATGTAACCTTCTCCCTCTTTTATCTCCCTAAATACAGCCCAAGCCCGGGGTTTCCCCCTCTCCTTTTATCTCCCCATTTCACCCGAGTCCCTGGGTTTCCTCTTCCCTTTCTTTAAGCCCTAAAATCCCAGGCAAAGGTATTATATCTCTTATTCCTCCCTACCTGCCCAAAATCCCAGTCCCAGGTcaattttaaatagatgttgCTATATTGGGCTAGGGGTTAACTAAATAGAACAATGAAAGAAAACATCAGCAAGCCAGCATAAGCTTTACATGTTAATTTAAATATGCAATGCTAATTTTCCTATGCAGGTTTGCAGGTTTATGCAGATTGTGCAGTGTTAGATACATTGTTATACTTGACTTGCCAGTGTTAACTTTGGATAAActctatatttttgtaaaaaaaaaaattgaacccagCAAGTAATGTAATAATGTTGTACTCAGACACTATAATAATGCAATATCATTCACTTCAAGTTGTTGTAATAAAGCCCAAATCTTTTGCtgaattaaaaatttgcacttaatatttaattgcaagaaaaaagattttttaattattttgctttattattacttttaatagatatttagtaaattttgtatacttttttctttatagatattaattttgtatacttttttctttatagatatttagtaaattttgtatactttaatttttcttttaatatagatatttagtaaattttgtGCACTTCTTTCATTAtagatatttattaaattttgtgcACTTCTTTCATTAtagatatttattaaattttgtgcACTTCTTTCATTATAgatatttagtaaattttgtGCACTTCTTTCATTATAgatatttagtaaattttgtcgactttttttctttataaatatttagtcaattttgttgacttttttttccatagatatttagtagattttgtcaacttttttttcttttagagatatttagtaaatttcgttgacttttttctttatagatATTTAGTTAATTTAggacttttttctttatagatATTAATGTAAATTTCGTggacttttttctttaaagatatTTAGTAAATTGTggacttttttctttatagatATTAAGTAAATTTAGTcgacttttttctttatagatATTTAGTAAATTTAGTCGACTTTATTCTTTATAGATATTTAGTCATAAattttgttgacttttttcttttaaaacatatttatatatttagtaaattttgtCAACATTTTTCTTTATAGAAATTTAGTTAATTTTGTCAACTAATTTTGAACTATAAACACTAAACATATTGTATAGATGCCGATCTTTGTTGAAGACTATGTTGACCTAAAGACgtcttgtttttgttgtttgttaagTACCCCTCATTGATGTATACCAAacatattctttaatttatcagAAGCTGCCAAATTAAGATACAGAAaccttatttaatattttattaaatattaaaagagtGGTCAAGgttaaaatgaacaaatgcGAAATTTTTAGGATGTTTAATAGGAAATAagtgatattttcattttttgttttacttctgatctgttactttttataaatgctCACCAGAAGTGGTAATTTTATCCTTTCATCCAGaagtaaaaattgctgaaaaaaaaaatccctttatTTAAACTATGAAATTTCTGTAGGGGACTTTAATGTTCATTTTCTTTCTAAAGGGTGGTgacaatttaaatgttttaactgagtcaaaggaaatattttgtatttttcataaaaatttcaaaagcgaaATGGAATGTTGCACTGTTATGCtggatttttatgccccatacATGGACCTTATGATTAATGGTCTTACCCAGTCGTCTGTTTGTCGGTCTGTTCGTATGTTCGTCTGTCACACTTCAGGTTAAAAGTAACTCTGGTATTAGATGCaacttttaaattcaaattttaacagGATGTGGCTATGTTTTAACCAAACGGTGGCTAAATTTTGGCAAGCATTTTACTGCCGGTCAGAAGAAGACCAAGGgatgaccatatttctataccacAGTCAACCCTTGGGGATGggagaaattttgtgaaaataggTACACATATATTTAAAGCTGTTTAGCAGGAATATACTTCTTACATGTGCTTGTTGCTTTTAAGCAATTAATCATATCTGTGATCCTGCTAACAGATATAATCATTCTGTAgaagtaaacattgaccttgACCTGCAGTGCATATCTTTGACCATGCAAATAACCATTCTTACAAATAGTTTGATCTTTAATCTAGTAGACCTCTACCCTTTAAAGGAGTAATGACCTTTCTATTCTTGCCAATGTTGACCTGAACCTTTAACCTCTAACATATGACCaaactttaaagaaaatgattgAATATCTATACTGATTGACCTTGACCTGACTGATAATTATGGTGATCCATTTTGACAGTTGTGCAGCCTGAAAGCTTAACATGTGTTGGATAAAAAGAACAGTGGTTACAAAAAGACAGACACACACTCTTTTTAAATTTCCAAGTTAAgtaaattaaacattaaaaactttcatttaaataaaaaacaaattattttcataaaactttaatGATTAAATAgccaaaattattaaaacactcattttgaagttttgaagAAATTGTGTTACTTATTAAATAGCAAAGAAtgaaaatctttcaaaaataaactgaatgaCCATAcaaaaatcataacaaaaatctagtttcaaaaattaacttttccaaacattttttttaaactaaaacaaaaatttatattttcaaacttttttttaaactaaagcaaaaatttatatttttccaaattttttttaaagaaaatatacaaaatgtaaatttatttaccaaaaattaaccaaaaaacTAGACAGCTTCAAGACAGTTTGGTATGAAGGAACAAGGCAGCCTAGCACTCTACTAGCCACCTGTCTCCACCCAGCAAACCTCCCAGCTGCCTCAGGGACAGGAGCAACCTCAACCACTGGAGCAGGGATCACCTCCCCGTCCAAAGGAACACCTACATCATTACCTATAACAACATACGGTGTGACTGGAGTGACTGGAGTCTCTTCAGCATGGTTGGTTGTTGCATCCTCATCCACTACCTCCTCGAACACAACAGTCTCCTCCTCTGTTGGCAGGCAAGACACAGTCTCCTCCAGGAACCAGTCGGCTGGGTCCTCCACCATTGTGTCTATACCACACAGCACAGACAGCTCGATGACCTCTTCCTCCTCCAGAGTTGACTCCAAAACCGAGAGCTCCTCCTCGACCATATCATCCTTGTCATCAGCAATTTGAATAGCTGCTTCAGGAACCATGACAGAGAATAATCGTGCCCGAGGTACAACTGCATCGAAATGTTCAGGTTGATCATTTCTTGGCAGCTCAGGAGAGGCAACTGGGACAGGGACTGGTTCTGGCTCCAACCCTAAAAGACGACGGGAGCAT
Above is a window of Mytilus trossulus isolate FHL-02 chromosome 4, PNRI_Mtr1.1.1.hap1, whole genome shotgun sequence DNA encoding:
- the LOC134714390 gene encoding uncharacterized protein LOC134714390, with protein sequence MKSILDNCGFSYLWSFQNTPPNIKSTIKQRLEDQFTQLWKPTYREYKRNNPKTIIMEINARVVAVIQGNSLPPVAPRVRNYVDNQMNRRLRRVGMPYGYVAPRLEAPRCSRRLLGLEPEPVPVPVASPELPRNDQPEHFDAVVPRARLFSVMVPEAAIQIADDKDDMVEEELSVLESTLEEEEVIELSVLCGIDTMVEDPADWFLEETVSCLPTEEETVVFEEVVDEDATTNHAEETPVTPVTPYVVIGNDVGVPLDGEVIPAPVVEVAPVPEAAGRFAGWRQVASRVLGCLVPSYQTVLKLSSFLVNFW